The Toxotes jaculatrix isolate fToxJac2 chromosome 14, fToxJac2.pri, whole genome shotgun sequence genome window below encodes:
- the aire gene encoding autoimmune regulator has product MSRVEAFRDSNLRSLLRELRTDIAMAVDDPFPLVYGLADKNIITDELLKDTLEKESREGIHKSMYSLLSWVLEQSRSTIQAFWSNMTKDYNLDSYPKLQTLLTNLQSRRDAAGSRSEKRSSGGDKTPHMKKRSHEDREANSHNRHSQYHAKTSDGPGSKVKLYRLKSEAQAMQLSTGNSVQAVSSSVQSGVTLSSSSSEPPVSHEAKEKIHIKQVFGSDGTARKCIKVGGEFYSCGPLEETSTASKSKAAQDTFHHKGETTTGMVHYNDDECAVCKDGGELICCDGCPRAFHLTCLNPPLTSIPRGTWQCEQCCGNRVKREKDQLPLQALVAQPQQTNTSSNSSIIDVSFYSSLSSSSFTNVTASMNGPSARNQCGGGDLVSVREVCGVCHLGGGDLTQCLQCLERFHVHCLFSKGRSICSSCSRPWGSSAEKEAESRGVQLTPVVQNTLSHDQSSSVPEPLLHKDDLDSILGDQGSIDGILQWAFHNISRPPPDSQGCYQ; this is encoded by the exons ATGTCCAGAGTGGAGGCTTTCAGGGACTCAAACCTTCGCTCCCTACTGAGGGAGCTGCGCACAGACATAGCCATGGCTGTAGATGACCCTTTCCCTCTCGTCTATGGTTtggcagacaaaaacatcatcaCCGACGAACTGCTGAAG gACACTCTAGAGAAGGAGAGTAGAGAAGGGATCCACAAGTCCATGTACTCGCTCCTGTCCTGGGTCCTGGAGCAGAGCAGATCCACCATCCAGGCCTTCTGGAGCAACATGACCAAAGACTACAACCTGGACAGTTACCCTAAACTGCAGACACTGCTCACTAACCTGCAGTCCA GACGAGATGCTGCTGGTTCCAGAAGTGAGAAGCGATCCTCTGGAGGTGACAAAACTCCTCACATGAAGAAGAGAAGCCACGAGGACAGAGAGGCCAACTCTCACAATCGACATTCACAGTATCACGCCAAGACAAGCGATGGACCAG GAAGTAAAGTGAAGTTATACAGATTGAAGAGTGAAGCTCAAGCCATGCAGCTATCAACTGGAaata GTGTGCAGGCAGTGTCCTCTTCAGTCCAGAGTGGAGTGAccctgtcctcttcctcctctgagccACCAGTCAGCCATGAAGCCAAAGAAAAGATCCACATCAAGCAGGTGTTTGGCTCAGATG GAACTGCCAGAAAGTGCATTAAAGTTGGTGGGGAGTTTTACTCTTGTGGTCCATTAGAAGAGACAAGTACAGCATCCAAGTCCAAGGCTGCTCAGGACACATTTCACCACAAGGGGGAGACAACCACAGGCATG GTTCACTATAATGATGATGAGTGCGCAGTATGTAAGGATGGAGGGGAGCTGATTTGTTGTGATGGTTGTCCTCGAGCTTTTCATCTGACCTGCCTCAACCCTCCACTCACATCCATACCAAG GGGTACTTGGCAGTGTGAGCAGTGCTGTGGCAACAGAGTGAAAAGGGAGAAAGACCAACTACCTTTACAA gCACTCGTGGCCCAGCCTCAGCAAACAAACACCAGCTCCAATAGCTCCATCATAGACGTCTCCTTCTACTCGTCGCTGTCATCGTCTTCCTTCACTAATGTCACAGCTTCTATGAATGGGCCCAGTGCCAGAAACCAG TGCGGAGGTGGAGATCTGGTCAGCGTGAGGGAGGTGTGTGGTGTCTGTCACCTCGGAGGAGGAGACCTGACTCAATGCCTCCAGTGTTTGGAGCGTTTCCACGTACACTGCCTCTTCTCCAA AGGGAGATCCATCTGCTCATCCTGCTCCAGGCCCTGGGGCAGCTCTGCAGAGAAAGAGGCTGAATCCAGAGGTGTACAG CTCACTCCAGTGGTTCAAAACACATTGAGTCACGATCAGAGCTCCTCTGTCCCTGAGCCGCTCCTCCACAAAGATGATCTGGACTCCATCCTGGGAGAT CAGGGCTCCATCGACGGCATCTTGCAGTGGGCTTTCCACAACATCTCTCGGCCTCCTCCAGACTCTCAAGGTTGCTACCAGTGA